From Fusobacterium mortiferum ATCC 9817, a single genomic window includes:
- the ispD gene encoding 2-C-methyl-D-erythritol 4-phosphate cytidylyltransferase codes for MYSSNFKVTMIVAAAGVGKRMGLGYPKQFLEYKGKPLFIMPLEVAQNSNIVDEIIVVTNKENVSLVENYCNQYGLSKVVKVTEGGKERQNSIYNALKYDNNSDIILVQDGVRPFLKEKYIEECCRVVAEERLGAVVGVQVKDTIKVINENFEVVSTPKRADLIAVHTPQAFEGKLLKEAYEIAERENFLGTDDSSLVERIGGKVKIVLGDYDNIKITTQEDLKFL; via the coding sequence ATGTACAGTAGTAACTTTAAAGTAACTATGATAGTTGCAGCTGCAGGAGTAGGAAAGAGAATGGGACTAGGTTACCCTAAACAATTTTTAGAGTATAAAGGAAAGCCACTTTTTATAATGCCATTGGAAGTAGCGCAAAATTCTAATATAGTGGATGAGATAATAGTAGTTACTAATAAAGAAAATGTATCTCTAGTAGAAAATTATTGTAATCAATATGGATTATCTAAGGTAGTGAAAGTAACAGAGGGTGGAAAAGAAAGGCAAAACTCTATATACAATGCATTAAAATATGATAATAACAGTGATATAATTTTAGTTCAAGATGGGGTAAGACCATTTTTAAAAGAGAAGTATATAGAGGAGTGTTGTAGAGTAGTAGCAGAAGAGAGATTAGGAGCAGTAGTAGGAGTACAGGTAAAGGATACTATTAAGGTAATCAATGAGAATTTTGAAGTGGTATCTACTCCTAAAAGAGCTGACTTAATAGCAGTACATACACCCCAAGCCTTTGAAGGAAAATTATTAAAAGAAGCTTATGAGATAGCTGAAAGAGAAAACTTTTTAGGCACTGATGACTCATCTCTAGTGGAGAGAATAGGGGGAAAGGTTAAAATAGTTCTTGGAGATTATGATAATATTAAGATTACTACTCAAGAGGACTTAAAATTTTTATAA
- a CDS encoding nitrilase-related carbon-nitrogen hydrolase yields the protein MKVYIGQIKPTLGNVEKNLNMMLEVIDKAIAEKNDIVVFPELSLTGYSLEDIVFDVAIKEVPSVLLEKSKEIGIIFGAVELGEEEYPYNTAYYLEDGKVVHKHRKVYLPTYGAYQEGRNFMAGDKVRAFDTKFGRLGILICEDVWHQSTQYILAQDGAKYVFILFNSPAVVGKRKEELSEGWKTIIKTNSLLNGVYSVAVNRVGVEDGIAFFGNSFVVAPNGEIVAEGEYLKEDSFTCELREEEIRRARFKAPMFKTENLNLTKKEIERIENKRFQ from the coding sequence ATGAAAGTATATATAGGACAGATAAAACCAACACTAGGAAATGTAGAGAAAAATTTAAATATGATGCTAGAAGTAATTGATAAAGCCATAGCAGAAAAAAATGATATAGTAGTATTTCCAGAGCTATCACTTACAGGATACTCATTGGAGGATATAGTTTTTGATGTAGCTATAAAAGAGGTACCAAGTGTATTACTAGAAAAGAGCAAGGAAATAGGTATAATATTTGGAGCAGTGGAGTTAGGAGAAGAGGAATATCCATACAACACAGCTTACTATTTAGAAGATGGAAAAGTAGTACATAAGCATAGAAAAGTATATCTTCCTACTTATGGAGCATATCAAGAGGGTAGAAACTTTATGGCAGGAGATAAGGTAAGAGCCTTTGATACAAAATTTGGAAGATTAGGAATATTAATCTGTGAAGATGTGTGGCATCAATCAACTCAATATATCTTAGCTCAAGATGGAGCAAAATATGTTTTTATACTATTCAATTCTCCTGCAGTAGTTGGAAAGAGAAAAGAGGAGTTATCTGAAGGGTGGAAAACAATAATTAAAACTAACTCTCTACTTAATGGAGTATACTCTGTAGCAGTAAATAGAGTTGGAGTTGAAGATGGAATAGCTTTCTTTGGAAACTCATTTGTAGTGGCACCAAATGGAGAGATAGTAGCAGAGGGAGAGTATTTAAAAGAGGATTCTTTCACTTGTGAGTTAAGAGAGGAAGAGATAAGAAGAGCTAGGTTTAAAGCTCCAATGTTTAAGACAGAAAATTTAAATCTTACAAAAAAAGAGATAG